The following are encoded together in the Platichthys flesus chromosome 9, fPlaFle2.1, whole genome shotgun sequence genome:
- the cp gene encoding ceruloplasmin, translated as MHGLAAWSWLLLCCGAAGVSGLRREYFLRIEEVSWNYAPSGMNIIQNRTLDEDEEASVFLKRGPQRIGPTYKKAVYKHYSDATYRIEVVKPDWLGYLGPLLMAEEGDTVTVHLKNAASRPYSIHPHGLNYSKGNEGALYPDGTSPELKRDDSVAPGASMTYEWTLPEIHSPTSDDSSCLTRFYHSHVSAPKDINSGLIGPLIICKRGTLDLHGDKSGDYLYALLFMVSDENFSWYLDENINRYITNPATNLKEDEDFIESNKMHGINGFLYGNLPGLSMCQGNTIHWHLFGLGNEVDMHSVHFHGQILTTQYQHTDTISLFPGLSSMAQMTADNPGHWLLTCTVNDHLMAGMQAIFEIKKCFPNVHKPRPHGELRQFFIAAEEEVWDYAPVTPTEGEADSFVTRGPNRIGSRYKKVHYVEYTDNTFLTKMLRSPEEKHLGILGPVLRAEERDTINVVFKNKASRPYSIQAHGVQYDVEQDGTLYFNEPEETHTAKKLRELKREPRVVTPLPAALVKPGTMHTYEWTVPVGAGPVSGEADCLTYLYYSAVDPVKDTNSGLVGPLLICGQGKLKKGVQKNFNKEFHLMATVFDENLSWYLDENINAYATAASTVNKEDEGFMESNKMHSINGFVYRNLPGLTMCKGDKVTWHLSGLGSETDINSLHFQGNRFIYRQNRRDTISVFPHISHTVTMEPDSMGQFEVVSPTVMHYRGGMRANYTVRKCTIFSRQSEVMLHSKTYYVAAIEIDWDYAPNRTWEAEMFRGQDSPAPVFLDKQGGFIGSRYKKVVYRQFTNSKFTKQVERLADMEHLGIMGPMIHADVGDKVSVVFKNMASRPYSIHASGVKTEVPEVHPTPPGETHTYNWYVTKNTGPTPQQEDCSVSAYYSTVDVVKDMYSGLIGSLVICRRSFARSLGLKKEVEEFALLFLIFDENESWYLDENIRTQIRSPRPNLKDDETFIESNKMHAINGFMYGNLNGLTMEVGDKVYWYLIGMGSEVDIHTAHWHGHSVQYKLGGDSHNTDVYDLFPATFQTVKMRPQFPGTWLLHCHVNDHIKGGMEAMYTVTEKAKEKGFFGWTGRGK; from the exons ATGCACGGGCTGGCGGCGTGGAGCTGGTTGTTGCTctgctgtggagcagcaggcgTGTCCGGCCTGAGGAGAGAGTACTTCCTCAGGATCGAGGAGGTGTCGTGGAACTACGCCCCGAGCGGGATGAACATCATTCAGAACCGCACCCTGGACGAGGACGA aGAAGCCTCTGTTTTCCTAAAGCGAGGCCCCCAGCGGATCGGCCCCACCTATAAGAAGGCTGTTTATAAGCACTACAGCGACGCCACCTACAGGATAGAGGTGGTAAAGCCGGACTGGCTGGGCTACCTGGGACCTCTGCTGATGGCCGaggagggagacacagtgacagTCCACCTGAAGAACGCTGCGTCCAGACCTTACAGCATCCACCCACATGGACTGAACTACAGCAAGGGCAACGAGG gaGCCCTCTACCCAGATGGCACAAGTCCAGAGCTGAAGCGGGACGACTCTGTGGCTCCTGGTGCATCCATGACCTACGAGTGGACCCTCCCGGAAATCCACAGCCCGACTAGTGACGACAGCAGCTGTCTGACCAGATTCTACCACTCTCATGTCAGCGCTCCAAAGGACATCAACTCAGGACTTATAGGACCACTCATTATCTGTAAAAGAG GAACCCTGGACTTACATGGTGACAAGTCCGGCGACTACCTGTACGCTCTGCTGTTCATGGTGTCGGACGAGAACTTCAGCTGGTACCTGGACGAGAACATCAACAGGTACATCACCAATCCAGCCACCAACCTGAAGGAGGACGAAGACTTCATAGAAAGCAACAAGATGCACG gtataAACGGCTTTCTGTATGGTAACTTGCCTGGACTGAGTATGTGTCAAGGCAACACAATCCACTGGCATTTGTTTGGATTAGGGAACGAG GTGGACATGCACTCAGTCCATTTCCACGGGCAGATCCTGACCACTCAGTACCAGCACACAGACACCATCAGTCTGTTCCCAGGCCTCAGCTCCATGGCCCAGATGACCGCAGATAACCCCGGGCACTGGCTGCTGACGTGCACGGTCAACGACCATCTGATGG CTGGAATGCAGGCGATCTTTGAAATCAAGAAGTGTTTCCCCAACGTCCACAAGCCCCGGCCTCATGGTGAACTCAGACAGTTCTTCATCGCTGCTGAAGAGGAGGTCTGGGACTATGCTCCTGTAACACCCACTGAAGG tgaggCAGACAGTTTTGTAACCAGAGGTCCAAACCGCATCGGAAGCCGCTACAAGAAGGTTCACTACGTGGAATACACTGACAACACCTTCCTCACCAAGATGCTACGCAGCCCAGAGGAGAAACACCTCGGAATTCTGG GTCCGGTGCTACGAGCTGAAGAGCGGGACACCATCAATGTGGTGTTCAAGAACAAAGCCAGCCGGCCGTACTCCATACAGGCGCACGGTGTTCAGTACGACGTGGAGCAGGACGGGACGCTCTATTTCAATGAACCTGAAG AGACTCACACAGCCAAGAAACTACGGGAGCTGAAGAGGGAACCAA GAGTAGTGACTCCTCTACCAGCGGCTCTGGTCAAACCTGGGACGATGCACACCTACGAGTGGACGGTGCCGGTTGGTGCTGGTCCGGTGAGTGGGGAGGCCGACTGTCTCACGTACCTCTACTACTCTGCAGTGGACCCTGTTAAAGACACCAACTCTGGACTGGTGGGACCCCTCCTCATCTGTGGACAAGGAAAACTGAAGAAAGGAGTACAG AAAAACTTTAATAAGGAGTTCCACCTCATGGCAACGGTGTTCGACGAGAACCTGAGCTGGTACCTGGACGAAAACATCAACGCCTACGCCACTGCTGCCAGCACTGTAAACAAGGAGGATGAGGGCTTCATGGAGAGCAACAAGATGCACT CCATCAATGGGTTTGTGTACAGGAACCTCCCCGGCCTGACCATGTGCAAGGGGGACAAAGTAACGTGGCACCTGTCGGGACTCGGCTCGGAGACGGACATCAACAGCCTTCACTTCCAGGGAAACCGCTTCATCTATCGCCAGAACAGACGAGACACCATCAGCGTTTTCCCTCACATCTCGCACACGGTCACGATGGAGCCAGACAGCATGG GTCAGTTTGAAGTGGTGTCTCCGACAGTGATGCATTATCGAGGCGGCATGAGAGCCAACTACACAGTCAGGAAGTGCACCATCTTTTCGCGGCAGAGCGAGGTCATGCTCCACTCGAAAACATACTACGTCGCCGCCATAGAAATAGACTGGGACTATGCTCCCAACCGCACCTGGGAGGCCGAGATGTTCCGAGGTCAAGACAG TCCGGCTCCTGTCTTCCTGGACAAGCAGGGGGGCTTCATCGGCTCCAGGTACAAGAAGGTGGTGTACCGCCAGTTCACCAACAGCAAATTTACCAAGCAAGTGGAGAGACTGGCCGATATGGAACACCTGGGAATTATGG ggCCGATGATACACGCTGATGTTGGGGACAAGGTGTCTGTGGTTTTCAAGAACATGGCGTCCAGACCTTATTCTATTCACGCCAGTGGAGTCAAGACAGAGGTCCCTGAGGTCCACCCCACCCCACCAG GTGAGACTCACACCTACAACTGGTACGTTACAAAGAACACAGGACCAACCCCTCAGCAGGAGGATTGTTCTGTGTCGGCATACTACTCCACTGTGGATGTTGTCAAG GATATGTACAGCGGGCTGATTGGTTCGCTGGTGATTTGTCGCCGTAGCTTCGCTAG GAGTCTGGGACTAAAGAAAGAGGTGGAAGAGTTCGCTCTGCTTTTCCTGATTTTTGACGAGAATGAAAGCTG GTATCTGGATGAGAACATCAGGACCCAGATCAGAAGCCCTCGCCCAAACTTAAAGGACGATGAAACTTTCATTGAGAGCAACAAGATGCACG CCATTAATGGTTTCATGTACGGTAACCTGAATGGTCTGACCATGGAGGTGGGGGATAAGGTGTACTGGTACCTGATAGGAATGGGCAGTGAGGTGGACATACACACAGCACACTGGCACGGACACAGTGTGCAATATAAG ctcggCGGAGATTCTCACAACACGGATGTGTACGATCTGTTTCCAGCAACATTCCAG ACGGTGAAGATGCGTCCTCAGTTTCCTGGCACTTGGCTTCTCCACTGTCACGTCAATGATCACATTAAAGGTGGCATGGAGGCCATGTACACTGTGACTGAGAAAG cGAAGGAGAAGGGATTCTTTGGCTGGACGGGTCGAGGAAAATAA